A genomic region of Bernardetia sp. ABR2-2B contains the following coding sequences:
- the bamD gene encoding outer membrane protein assembly factor BamD, whose protein sequence is MNLATPQKKIISSKNILFLISVFFLFNGLTSCQFYRNTASRYNAYFLANERFNEVYKNTYVQQKSDFNNVLAVLPTIDSVSMGAFKGELDYVVEKASLPIQRHPESDWTDDSYLLIGKARLHQVDYRNAINSFKYLNGNSNELDVRHASLIWLMRSFIESGNLDQASFTMDYISKEGDKFSEENIRDFYLVSAHYYRTITDFDKTAAYLELALPYVKNKTQKARYHFILGQIYQNKAKQGIDDKTINVKKFDRKSYQNYQASIKAHPEYEMVFNAQLNASQVAGTSAEDIKQAQKYFEKLLKDQKNEEYKDRIYYEMAGFAQKRGKTEEAISLLQESLNQPSENSAQKAYTYVRMGELYYAQSEYAKANSYYDSALAISTEEMRNYDQIAERGEILNQFFKQYDVLQKADLKINLSQMSHDELVKYFEKQIAEEKAQIDREIAAAEKAAKNGNLVNKGTTNPFANNSNIAQTWYFYNEQAVRQGKNTFVRVWKNRPLEDNWRRSNKVNSAIDNTANPTETMADSKTDQENLYATVAGVEERIKEVPATKEEITLLEKEIEIALFELGKVYHYQLKEDENARATFERFIKDFPKNKNIPEALFLLRKMCLENKSLEKCDVASYEKTLQSKYPESVFAKLISDPNYLEESAANDTIVTTLYQESYELYSAKNYEKAIEKLEKIQNEYPQNSYNAKIELLRIMSSSYIESLAVYVEKLNIFVSKYKGSQEQEYAKKLLETAVKKLNEKPLKDTKSEIDMNKGG, encoded by the coding sequence ATGAATTTAGCAACTCCTCAAAAAAAGATAATATCAAGTAAGAACATATTATTCCTCATTTCTGTATTTTTTTTATTTAATGGCTTGACTTCTTGCCAGTTTTACAGAAATACAGCTTCTCGTTACAATGCCTATTTTTTGGCAAATGAACGTTTTAATGAAGTGTACAAGAATACTTATGTTCAACAAAAAAGTGACTTTAATAATGTTTTGGCAGTTTTGCCCACAATAGACAGCGTTTCTATGGGAGCTTTCAAAGGCGAATTGGATTATGTAGTAGAAAAGGCTTCGCTTCCTATCCAACGCCACCCAGAGAGTGATTGGACAGACGATAGTTATTTGCTTATCGGTAAGGCTCGTTTGCATCAAGTAGATTATAGAAATGCCATCAATTCTTTTAAGTATTTGAATGGAAACAGCAATGAATTAGATGTTCGTCATGCTTCACTTATTTGGCTGATGCGTTCCTTTATTGAGAGTGGAAATTTAGACCAAGCTTCTTTCACGATGGATTATATTTCGAAAGAAGGAGACAAGTTTTCAGAAGAAAATATCAGAGATTTTTATTTAGTTTCAGCACATTATTATAGAACAATAACTGATTTTGATAAAACAGCAGCTTATTTAGAACTTGCTTTGCCTTATGTAAAAAATAAAACTCAAAAAGCACGTTATCACTTTATTTTAGGTCAGATTTATCAAAATAAAGCCAAACAAGGAATTGATGACAAAACGATAAATGTAAAGAAGTTTGATAGAAAATCATATCAAAATTATCAAGCAAGTATAAAAGCTCACCCAGAATATGAAATGGTTTTTAATGCTCAATTAAATGCTTCACAAGTAGCTGGTACGAGTGCAGAAGATATAAAACAAGCTCAAAAATATTTTGAAAAGCTATTGAAAGATCAAAAAAATGAAGAGTATAAAGACCGAATTTATTATGAAATGGCAGGTTTTGCTCAAAAAAGAGGCAAAACAGAAGAAGCAATTAGTCTTTTACAAGAGTCTCTAAATCAACCTTCTGAAAATTCAGCACAAAAGGCATATACTTATGTCAGAATGGGTGAACTTTATTATGCTCAAAGTGAGTATGCAAAGGCAAACTCCTATTATGATTCTGCACTTGCTATAAGTACAGAAGAAATGCGTAACTATGACCAAATTGCTGAACGAGGAGAAATTTTAAATCAATTTTTTAAGCAATATGATGTTTTACAGAAAGCAGATTTAAAGATAAATCTTTCGCAAATGTCGCACGACGAGCTAGTGAAATATTTCGAAAAGCAAATTGCAGAAGAAAAAGCACAAATTGATAGAGAGATAGCAGCAGCCGAAAAAGCAGCTAAAAATGGAAATTTAGTTAATAAAGGAACTACAAATCCATTTGCTAATAACTCAAATATAGCTCAAACTTGGTATTTTTATAACGAACAAGCTGTCAGACAAGGAAAAAATACGTTTGTGAGAGTTTGGAAAAACCGTCCGTTAGAAGATAATTGGCGAAGAAGTAATAAAGTAAATAGTGCCATTGATAACACTGCAAATCCAACAGAAACAATGGCAGATAGCAAGACAGACCAAGAAAATCTGTATGCAACTGTGGCAGGTGTAGAGGAAAGAATAAAAGAAGTTCCTGCGACGAAAGAAGAAATTACACTTTTAGAGAAAGAAATCGAAATTGCTTTATTTGAATTAGGTAAGGTATATCATTATCAACTCAAAGAAGATGAAAATGCAAGAGCTACCTTTGAACGCTTTATTAAAGATTTTCCAAAGAATAAAAATATTCCAGAAGCATTATTTTTGCTTCGTAAGATGTGCTTGGAAAACAAATCATTAGAAAAGTGCGATGTAGCAAGTTATGAAAAAACACTACAATCAAAATATCCAGAATCTGTTTTTGCAAAACTTATTTCTGATCCCAATTATTTAGAAGAGTCAGCTGCAAATGATACCATTGTTACTACTTTGTATCAAGAAAGTTATGAATTGTATTCAGCCAAAAATTATGAAAAAGCAATTGAAAAATTAGAGAAAATTCAGAATGAATACCCTCAAAATAGTTACAATGCAAAAATAGAACTACTCCGAATTATGAGTTCTTCATACATAGAATCATTGGCTGTTTATGTAGAAAAGCTAAATATTTTCGTTTCTAAATATAAAGGAAGTCAAGAACAAGAATATGCCAAAAAGCTTTTAGAAACAGCCGTTAAGAAACTAAATGAAAAGCCTCTCAAAGACACCAAAAGTGAAATAGATATGAACAAAGGAGGATAA
- the pruA gene encoding L-glutamate gamma-semialdehyde dehydrogenase, with amino-acid sequence MQNAIFSIPFPINEPVLEYRAGSPEREALKKAIKELRSQELDIPMTIGGQKVRTEEKMRLSPPHDHKHTLGHFHYGDKGHVEQAIRAALAAKEAWEELPWTNRATIFLKAADLIAGEYRAKINAATVLGQSKNAYQAEIDAACEFIDFLRFNAYFMQEIYEKQPVSADGIWNKLEYRPLEGFVFALTPFNFTAIAGNLPASAALMGNVIVWKPAFTQIYSAHVIMEVFEKAGMPDGVINLIFTDGPETGDVIFNHKDFAGIHFTGSTGVFQTIWKEIGKNINKYVSYPRIVGETGGKDFVVAHHTANAGQVATALVRGAFEFQGQKCSAASRAYIPQAIWKEVKERMTDMLSDIKVGSPEVYGNFVNAVIDEKSFDKIANYIDKAKKDKNVKVIAGGKHDKSEGYFIEPTVLKVEDPKYVTMCEEIFGPVLTIYVYPDNDFEDILTLTDKTSPYALTGSIFAHDRTAVELATKKLKNAAGNFYINDKPTGAVVGQQPFGGARASGTNDKAGSYLNLLRWVSPRTIKETFNAPTSYEYPFLELEPKKATNGQAKKEKKKKAKK; translated from the coding sequence ATGCAAAATGCCATTTTTTCAATCCCTTTTCCTATCAATGAACCCGTTTTAGAATATCGTGCAGGTTCTCCAGAGCGTGAAGCCCTCAAAAAAGCAATAAAAGAATTGCGTAGCCAAGAATTGGATATTCCAATGACAATTGGTGGGCAAAAAGTACGCACAGAAGAAAAAATGCGCCTTTCTCCTCCTCATGACCACAAACACACATTAGGTCATTTTCATTATGGAGACAAAGGACACGTAGAACAAGCAATTCGTGCAGCATTGGCAGCAAAAGAAGCTTGGGAAGAGTTACCTTGGACGAATCGTGCTACTATTTTCTTGAAAGCAGCCGACCTTATTGCTGGAGAATATCGTGCTAAAATCAATGCAGCAACTGTTTTGGGTCAATCTAAAAATGCTTATCAAGCAGAAATTGATGCAGCCTGTGAGTTTATAGATTTCTTGCGTTTTAATGCCTATTTTATGCAAGAGATTTATGAAAAACAGCCTGTTTCTGCTGACGGAATTTGGAATAAATTAGAATATCGTCCATTAGAAGGATTTGTTTTTGCGCTTACTCCGTTCAACTTTACAGCCATTGCAGGTAACCTTCCAGCATCTGCTGCGCTTATGGGAAATGTTATAGTTTGGAAACCAGCATTTACTCAAATTTATTCGGCACACGTAATTATGGAAGTCTTCGAAAAAGCAGGAATGCCAGACGGAGTTATTAATCTTATCTTTACAGACGGTCCTGAAACAGGCGACGTTATTTTCAATCATAAAGATTTTGCAGGTATTCACTTTACAGGAAGTACAGGCGTATTCCAAACGATTTGGAAAGAAATTGGAAAAAACATCAATAAATACGTAAGTTATCCAAGAATTGTAGGCGAAACAGGAGGGAAAGATTTTGTAGTGGCTCATCATACAGCTAATGCTGGTCAGGTAGCTACTGCGCTTGTTCGTGGTGCATTTGAGTTCCAAGGGCAAAAATGTTCGGCTGCTTCAAGAGCTTACATTCCTCAAGCTATTTGGAAGGAAGTAAAAGAAAGAATGACAGATATGCTTTCTGATATTAAGGTAGGTTCGCCAGAAGTATATGGAAACTTTGTAAATGCTGTTATTGATGAAAAATCTTTTGATAAGATTGCAAACTACATTGATAAAGCCAAAAAAGACAAAAATGTCAAAGTAATTGCAGGTGGAAAGCATGACAAATCAGAGGGTTATTTCATTGAACCAACTGTTTTGAAGGTAGAAGACCCAAAATATGTTACGATGTGTGAAGAAATCTTTGGTCCTGTCTTGACGATTTATGTTTATCCAGATAATGATTTTGAGGATATTCTTACGCTTACAGACAAAACTTCTCCGTATGCACTTACAGGCTCTATCTTTGCACACGACCGTACAGCCGTAGAATTAGCTACCAAAAAGCTCAAAAATGCAGCAGGTAATTTCTACATCAATGATAAACCAACAGGTGCAGTCGTTGGGCAGCAGCCATTTGGTGGTGCAAGAGCATCAGGAACAAATGATAAAGCAGGTTCTTATTTGAATTTGTTGCGTTGGGTAAGTCCTCGTACTATCAAAGAAACTTTCAATGCTCCAACAAGCTATGAATATCCATTCTTAGAGTTAGAGCCTAAAAAAGCTACCAACGGACAAGCAAAAAAAGAGAAAAAAAAGAAGGCTAAGAAATAA